The Vicia villosa cultivar HV-30 ecotype Madison, WI linkage group LG1, Vvil1.0, whole genome shotgun sequence genome includes a region encoding these proteins:
- the LOC131613155 gene encoding S-adenosylmethionine carrier 1, chloroplastic/mitochondrial-like, whose amino-acid sequence MPPQKDPDKFFMSISNGENKHVDYLRALYEGCIAGGVAGVAVEAALYPIDTIKTRLQVARGGLKIDFKGLYSGLAVNLAGSLPASAIFIGVYEPAKQKLLQIFPENLNALAHIAAGTIAGAASSLVRVPTEVVKQRIQTGQFKSTSSALRLIIANEGFKGLFAGYRSFLLRDLPFDALELCIYEQLRIGYKVAAKRDLNDPENAMIGAFAAAITGAVTTPLDVIKTRLMVQGTQKHYKGICDCVRTIVKEEGPNALFKGMGPRVLWIGIGGSIFFGVLEKTKKTLAQRNPQTDAEK is encoded by the exons ATGCCTCCTCAAAAGGATCCAGATAAGTTCTTCATGTCTATCAGTAATGGAGAGAATAAGCATGTCGACTATTTACGCGCTTTATATG AGGGTTGCATTGCTGGAGGTGTTGCTGGTGTTGCTGTAGAGGCAGCTTTATACCCCATTGATACCATCAAAACACGGCTACAG GTTGCTCGTGGTGGACTAAAAATTGATTTCAAAGGTTTGTATTCTGGATTGGCTGTAAACCTTGCTGGTTCCTTACC AGCTTCTGCAATTTTTATTGGTGTGTATGAACCAGCAAAGCAGAAATTGCTGCAGATCTTCCCTGAGAATCTAAATGCTCTGGCTCATATT GCTGCAGGTACTATTGCAGGAGCTGCTTCTTCGCTTGTTCGTGTTCCTACTGAG GTTGTTAAGCAAAGAATACAAACCGGTCAGTTCAAATCAACCTCATCTGCTCTCCGTCTTATCATTGCTAATGAGGGTTTTAAAGGTCTTTTTGCG GGATATAGATCTTTCTTATTGCGAGATTTACCGTTTGATGCATTAGAATTATGCATCTACGAACAGCTCCGTATCGGGTATAAAGTAGCG GCAAAAAGAGATCTGAATGATCCAGAGAATGCTATGATTGGTGCTTTTGCCG CTGCAATAACTGGAGCAGTTACAACTCCACTTGATGTAATAAAAACCAGATTGATGGTTCAGGGAACACAAAAACATTACAAAggcatttgtgattgtgttaggACAATAGTTAAAGAAGAAGGACCTAATGCTCTTTTTAAG GGTATGGGGCCAAGAGTGCTGTGGATAGGAATAGGGGGTTCAATATTTTTTGGTGTTCTTGAGAAGACAAAGAAAACTCTTGCTCAGAGGAACCCTCAAACTGATGCTGAGAAGTGA